In a genomic window of Candidatus Competibacteraceae bacterium:
- a CDS encoding phosphoglycolate phosphatase codes for MFANITALFFDLDGTLVDSVPDLAVAVNIMLDQLGLPAREESQVRDWVGNGVDNLIHRALTDEMAGHADPALFARAKPLYKAAYAEHLSARSVLYPGVREGLVQLYAAGLPLACVTNKSVEFARPLLGHLGIGHFFSAVVGGECVAHPKPAPDALLLCAGRLGAPINQSLMVGDSLNDVGAARHAGCPVVCVPYGYNHGRDIREARPDAVIASIADLPRLLGRAG; via the coding sequence ATGTTTGCGAATATCACCGCCCTGTTTTTCGATCTCGACGGCACCTTGGTCGACAGCGTGCCCGATCTGGCCGTCGCCGTGAACATCATGCTGGACCAGTTGGGCCTGCCGGCGCGGGAGGAATCTCAGGTGCGCGACTGGGTCGGCAACGGCGTGGACAATCTCATCCATCGCGCCCTGACTGACGAGATGGCGGGACACGCCGACCCGGCGCTGTTCGCTCGCGCCAAGCCGCTCTACAAAGCTGCTTACGCCGAACATCTCAGCGCCCGCAGCGTCCTTTATCCCGGCGTGCGCGAGGGGTTGGTCCAGCTTTACGCCGCCGGCTTGCCGCTGGCGTGCGTCACCAACAAATCGGTCGAATTTGCCCGACCGCTGTTGGGGCATCTGGGCATCGGCCACTTCTTTAGCGCCGTGGTCGGCGGCGAATGCGTCGCCCATCCCAAACCCGCGCCGGATGCCCTGCTGCTCTGCGCCGGCCGCTTGGGCGCTCCCATCAACCAGAGCTTGATGGTCGGCGATTCCCTCAACGACGTCGGCGCCGCCCGCCACGCCGGCTGTCCGGTGGTGTGCGTGCCTTACGGCTACAACCACGGCCGCGATATCCGCGAAGCCCGGCCGGACGCCGTGATCGCTTCCATCGCGGACCTGCCGCGCCTGCTGGGCAGGGCCGGCTGA
- the rpe gene encoding ribulose-phosphate 3-epimerase yields MRDFWIAPSLLAADFARLGAEVDAVVAAGADLVHFDVMDNHYVPNLTAGPLVCAALRKYGITAPIDVHLMVKPVDRLIPDFAKAGASYITFHPEASEHIDRSLQLIRDGGCKAGLVFNPATPLDHLKYVMDKLDMVLLMAVNPGFGGQRFIDGTLHKLRDARRLIDASGHPIRLEVDGGVNVANIRAIADAGADTFVAGSAIFNTPDYRATLAALRAELAKAAHG; encoded by the coding sequence ATGCGGGATTTTTGGATTGCGCCATCGCTTTTAGCGGCCGATTTCGCCCGCCTCGGCGCGGAAGTAGACGCCGTGGTGGCCGCCGGCGCGGACCTCGTGCATTTCGACGTGATGGACAATCATTACGTGCCGAACCTCACCGCGGGGCCGTTGGTGTGCGCGGCGCTGCGCAAGTACGGAATCACCGCACCCATCGACGTGCATTTGATGGTCAAACCGGTGGATCGCCTGATTCCCGACTTCGCTAAGGCCGGCGCCAGCTACATCACCTTTCATCCTGAAGCCAGCGAGCACATTGACCGCAGCCTGCAACTGATCCGCGATGGCGGTTGCAAAGCGGGTTTGGTCTTCAATCCCGCCACGCCGCTCGATCACCTTAAATACGTGATGGACAAGCTGGATATGGTGCTGCTGATGGCGGTCAATCCCGGTTTCGGCGGCCAACGCTTCATCGACGGCACGCTGCACAAGTTGCGCGACGCGCGCCGGCTCATCGACGCCAGCGGCCATCCGATCCGACTGGAAGTGGACGGAGGCGTCAATGTCGCCAACATCCGCGCCATCGCCGACGCCGGCGCCGATACCTTCGTCGCCGGGTCCGCCATCTTCAACACCCCCGACTACCGCGCCACCCTCGCCGCCTTGCGCGCCGAACTCGCCAAGGCCGCTCACGGATAA
- the ppk1 gene encoding polyphosphate kinase 1, with translation MSAQTKETKTGISLTRVRSKRRKKDHPASTAEQPLASREGLLAHAWIDRDLSWIDFNGRVLHEALDERTPLLERLKFLAIFTSNLDEFYMKRVGLLSQKRLAEVREKVLAQLERQARCYQELLPRLAEQGIFLVEWEQLTAAQREEAATLFDRDVSPALTPLGMDPAHPFPFMSNLSTNWGFILRNPETDEFVPVRVKIPTVLPSWIRLTAETAADQHRFIRLEDLIRHSTDALFPGMELINATLFRILRNAEVELDDDDDDSLREAVEEALQQRRFEPVVRLDLAPDAHPALRQGLTERFELDSAEVYELPGLLDYTGLFQIASLNVPALRDPEWKPLPPLRLPNEEVDIFAAIRAGDLLLHHPYECFDTSVEDFISDAAVDPQTVAIKMTVYRIGDDTPFVQSLIRAAEAGKQVACVIELKARFDEERNLRWAKQLEKVGAHVTYGVMGLKTHTKVALVVRKEKGGLRCYAHIGTGNYHVKTARLYTDVGLLTCDPAITADVVNLFHYLTGAARTPRYQKLLIAPTNMRQHFLDCIEREIENQRAGRPARIVAKMNQVEDLEMARALSAASQAGVPVDLIVRGFCCLIAGVAGWTENVRVRSIIGRFLEHSRIFHFANGQENPVDGEFIIGSADWMNRNLSARVEAATPVADRTAREQLWEILEICLHDNRQSWLMQPDGTYIQSRPAKNATGPAATGTHAWLMELTRQRTAAI, from the coding sequence ATGTCCGCCCAAACCAAAGAGACCAAGACTGGCATCAGCCTGACCCGAGTCCGCTCCAAACGCCGCAAGAAAGACCACCCGGCTTCAACCGCCGAACAGCCCCTGGCTTCTCGCGAAGGTCTGCTGGCGCACGCCTGGATCGACCGTGATTTGAGCTGGATCGATTTCAACGGCCGCGTGCTGCATGAGGCGCTGGACGAGCGCACGCCGCTGTTGGAGCGACTCAAATTTCTGGCGATCTTCACCTCGAACCTCGATGAGTTCTACATGAAGCGGGTCGGGCTGCTGTCCCAGAAGCGCCTGGCCGAAGTCCGCGAAAAAGTGCTGGCGCAACTGGAGCGACAGGCGCGCTGCTATCAGGAGCTACTCCCCCGTTTGGCCGAGCAGGGCATCTTCCTGGTCGAGTGGGAACAACTGACCGCGGCACAGCGCGAGGAGGCCGCGACCCTTTTCGACCGGGATGTCTCCCCGGCCTTGACCCCGCTCGGCATGGACCCGGCTCATCCCTTTCCCTTCATGTCGAACCTGTCGACCAACTGGGGTTTCATCCTGCGCAATCCCGAAACCGACGAATTCGTTCCGGTGCGCGTGAAAATCCCGACCGTCCTGCCCTCGTGGATCCGACTCACGGCGGAAACGGCGGCCGACCAGCATCGGTTCATCCGGCTGGAAGATCTGATCCGGCACAGCACCGACGCGCTGTTTCCCGGCATGGAACTGATCAACGCCACCTTGTTTCGCATCCTGCGCAACGCCGAGGTCGAGCTGGACGACGATGACGACGACAGCCTGCGGGAAGCGGTCGAGGAAGCGCTCCAGCAGCGCCGCTTCGAACCGGTGGTGCGTCTGGATCTGGCGCCCGACGCCCATCCGGCCCTCCGTCAGGGGCTGACGGAGCGTTTCGAACTGGACAGCGCCGAGGTCTACGAGCTGCCCGGTCTGCTCGACTACACCGGCCTGTTTCAGATCGCCAGTCTCAACGTACCCGCCTTGCGGGACCCCGAATGGAAGCCGCTGCCGCCGCTCCGTCTGCCCAACGAAGAAGTGGACATTTTCGCCGCGATTCGCGCCGGCGACCTGCTGCTGCATCACCCTTACGAATGCTTCGACACCAGCGTCGAGGACTTCATCAGCGACGCCGCCGTCGACCCGCAGACCGTGGCGATCAAGATGACCGTTTACCGGATCGGCGATGACACTCCCTTCGTGCAATCGCTGATCCGCGCCGCCGAGGCCGGCAAGCAAGTCGCCTGCGTCATCGAGCTGAAAGCCCGTTTCGACGAGGAACGCAACTTGCGTTGGGCCAAGCAGTTGGAAAAAGTCGGCGCGCATGTCACCTATGGTGTGATGGGGCTGAAAACTCACACCAAAGTGGCGCTGGTGGTGCGTAAGGAAAAAGGCGGCTTGCGCTGTTATGCCCACATCGGCACCGGCAACTACCACGTCAAGACCGCCCGGCTGTACACCGATGTCGGCTTGCTGACTTGCGACCCCGCCATCACCGCCGATGTGGTCAACCTGTTTCACTACTTGACCGGAGCGGCGCGCACCCCGCGCTATCAGAAATTGCTGATCGCGCCGACCAACATGCGCCAACACTTTCTGGACTGCATCGAGCGGGAAATCGAAAACCAGCGCGCGGGCCGGCCGGCCCGGATCGTGGCCAAGATGAACCAGGTCGAGGATTTGGAGATGGCGCGGGCGCTGTCGGCCGCCTCTCAGGCCGGCGTGCCTGTCGATTTGATCGTGCGCGGGTTCTGTTGCCTGATCGCCGGGGTAGCGGGCTGGACTGAAAACGTGCGGGTCCGCTCCATCATCGGCCGCTTTTTGGAGCATTCACGAATTTTTCACTTCGCCAACGGCCAGGAAAATCCGGTCGACGGTGAATTCATCATCGGTTCGGCCGACTGGATGAACCGCAACCTCTCCGCCCGCGTCGAAGCGGCCACGCCGGTGGCGGACCGGACCGCCCGCGAGCAGCTGTGGGAAATTTTGGAGATCTGCCTGCACGACAACCGGCAATCCTGGCTGATGCAACCGGACGGAACCTATATCCAAAGCCGGCCGGCCAAAAACGCGACCGGCCCGGCGGCCACCGGCACCCATGCGTGGCTGATGGAATTAACTCGCCAACGAACCGCCGCGATTTGA
- a CDS encoding CerR family C-terminal domain-containing protein produces the protein MKVEIAKTRRVARERMPRQDGDATRQHILETAGPLYAERGYALVTSKEICTRAGVNMASVNYHFGGKDGLYEAVLIEAHRQILSLEELERLAHAGDDPRARLRAVLARLLVMSARPETSWGLKVILREMMMPSPLLPALVRRAILPKSQVVRELIRQIMGLPPDHPLVQRGMLFSMLPSFVLLLAPREVVGKLFPDPSTAAPASLADDLTRFVLAGLEGMRGDPAQGDLAP, from the coding sequence ATGAAGGTTGAGATCGCAAAAACCCGGCGGGTTGCGCGGGAACGGATGCCGCGCCAGGATGGCGACGCCACCCGGCAGCATATCCTGGAAACCGCCGGGCCGCTTTACGCGGAACGGGGTTACGCGCTGGTGACCAGCAAGGAAATCTGCACCCGCGCCGGCGTCAACATGGCCTCGGTGAACTACCATTTCGGCGGCAAGGACGGCTTGTATGAAGCCGTGTTGATCGAGGCCCACCGCCAGATTCTCAGCCTGGAGGAGCTGGAGCGGCTGGCCCATGCCGGCGATGATCCACGGGCGCGATTGCGGGCCGTGCTCGCCCGGTTGCTGGTGATGTCGGCGCGGCCCGAGACTTCCTGGGGCTTGAAGGTGATTTTGCGCGAAATGATGATGCCTTCGCCGCTGTTGCCCGCCCTGGTGCGGCGGGCGATTCTGCCCAAATCCCAGGTGGTGCGCGAGCTGATCCGGCAGATCATGGGCTTGCCGCCCGATCATCCTCTCGTGCAGCGCGGCATGTTGTTTTCGATGCTGCCGAGCTTCGTCTTGCTGTTAGCGCCCCGCGAAGTGGTCGGTAAGCTGTTTCCCGACCCCAGCACGGCGGCCCCGGCCAGCCTCGCCGACGATCTGACGCGCTTTGTTCTGGCGGGGCTGGAGGGCATGAGGGGCGATCCCGCTCAAGGCGACCTTGCGCCATGA
- a CDS encoding DUF4388 domain-containing protein, which translates to MFQQSLTFSAIVAQLRKLCQEKQTGTLYFLENGHLLGQASLRDGEIISLMAKKKHGTDALSCLLDIQNGGIAFAPGTLSATRMALPPTAEILAILDSFISHGAATHSNSLPSSAPPALTAIAQTVLEQTLKEFIGPIANMVCADHFRGATTLAAAIDALADEIPNPKAAAQFRERVQRRLQ; encoded by the coding sequence ATGTTCCAACAATCCTTAACCTTTTCAGCGATCGTCGCCCAGCTGCGCAAGCTGTGCCAAGAAAAGCAAACAGGCACGTTGTACTTCCTCGAAAATGGCCACTTACTCGGACAAGCCAGCCTGCGAGACGGCGAAATCATCTCCTTGATGGCTAAAAAAAAGCATGGCACCGACGCGCTGTCGTGCTTGCTCGATATCCAAAACGGCGGCATCGCCTTCGCGCCAGGCACGCTTTCCGCCACGCGGATGGCGTTGCCGCCCACCGCGGAAATATTGGCCATTCTCGATAGCTTCATCTCTCACGGCGCGGCGACTCACTCCAACTCACTACCCTCATCTGCGCCGCCTGCTCTGACGGCCATCGCTCAAACCGTCCTGGAACAGACGCTCAAAGAGTTCATCGGCCCTATCGCCAACATGGTTTGCGCCGATCATTTCCGTGGCGCGACCACGCTGGCCGCCGCCATCGATGCCCTGGCCGATGAAATTCCTAACCCGAAAGCGGCGGCCCAGTTTCGAGAACGGGTCCAAAGGCGGCTGCAATAA
- a CDS encoding HlyD family efflux transporter periplasmic adaptor subunit — MLKKLVALAVLLLAVAGGFAAWRYFHSPTVALDTLVLYGNVDIRQVSLAFNGSDRIVALNAQEGDRVGAGQVLGRLDSRAIELRAAQIKAKLEAQQQALALLEAGSRPEEIERAEAAVVSAQAETELARKQFERLQAIRQTAAPISQQDLDTAQTRRKVAQAQLESARKARQLLVAGPRKEEIAQARAQLAGARAELASTDYQLQETTLKAPIAAVVRARLLEPGEMASPQRPVFTLAITAPKWVRAYVTEPDLGRIRPGMAAGVTTDSHPAAALPGRVGYISSVAEFTPKTVQTEELRTSLVYEVRILVEDATDRLRLGMPATVRIPLDQAAGSANSALPAR, encoded by the coding sequence ATGCTCAAGAAACTCGTTGCCTTGGCGGTTTTGCTGCTGGCGGTCGCGGGAGGGTTCGCCGCCTGGCGCTACTTCCATTCACCGACGGTCGCCCTTGATACTTTGGTTCTGTACGGCAACGTCGATATCCGCCAGGTTTCGCTGGCTTTCAACGGCAGCGACCGCATCGTCGCACTGAACGCGCAGGAAGGCGACCGCGTTGGGGCCGGTCAGGTGTTGGGCCGGCTCGACAGCCGCGCTATCGAACTGCGCGCCGCGCAGATCAAGGCCAAGCTCGAAGCCCAACAGCAGGCACTGGCGCTGCTGGAAGCCGGCAGCCGACCGGAGGAGATCGAGCGCGCCGAAGCGGCCGTCGTTTCCGCCCAAGCGGAAACAGAACTGGCGCGCAAGCAGTTCGAACGCTTGCAAGCGATCCGCCAGACCGCCGCGCCGATCAGCCAACAGGATCTGGACACCGCGCAAACCCGGCGGAAAGTGGCGCAAGCGCAGTTGGAAAGCGCCCGTAAGGCCCGCCAGTTACTGGTCGCTGGGCCGCGTAAGGAGGAAATCGCCCAGGCGCGGGCGCAACTGGCGGGCGCGCGAGCCGAGCTGGCCTCGACCGACTACCAGCTTCAGGAAACCACGCTCAAAGCGCCCATCGCGGCGGTGGTGCGCGCTCGCCTGCTGGAACCGGGCGAGATGGCTTCGCCGCAACGGCCGGTGTTCACGCTGGCCATCACCGCGCCCAAATGGGTGCGGGCCTACGTCACCGAACCGGATTTGGGGCGCATCCGCCCCGGCATGGCCGCCGGCGTGACCACCGACAGCCATCCCGCCGCGGCGCTGCCAGGCCGCGTGGGGTATATCTCCTCGGTGGCCGAATTTACCCCCAAGACGGTGCAGACCGAGGAATTGCGCACCAGCCTGGTCTATGAGGTGCGGATTCTGGTCGAGGATGCGACGGATCGCTTGCGGCTGGGGATGCCGGCGACGGTGCGGATACCGTTGGATCAAGCCGCCGGTTCGGCCAACTCCGCACTGCCCGCCCGTTGA
- a CDS encoding type III PLP-dependent enzyme produces MYRNYYLPADWEKIMAFSRAKETPFLVVLLDKVREKYQEFRTNFPNAKIYYAVKANPGVELLAVLRDAGSYFDIASIHELDRMLDLNVTPDRLSFGNTIKKAKHIREAYEKGVRLFTTDCEADIRNLAREAPGSRVFFRLLMDAVTSDSDWPLSRKFGCQPRMAIDLVALAAHLGLEPYGISFHVGSQQREISAWDAAISQVHALFDSLEKDRLPLKAMNMGGGFPADYLIKSNPLAIYAEEINSYLKTYFGETPPAIYLEPGRGLVGDAGVLVSEVVLVAKKSKTDLKRWVYTDVGVFNGLMETIDESIKYPIYAEKTGEEGDVVLAGPTCDSLDIIYEHFQYELPLSLESGDRLYWLSTGAYTTSYSSIEFNGFPPLQTYFL; encoded by the coding sequence ATGTATCGCAATTACTACCTTCCTGCCGATTGGGAAAAAATCATGGCCTTCTCCCGCGCTAAGGAGACGCCGTTCTTGGTGGTGCTGCTGGATAAGGTCCGGGAGAAATACCAGGAATTTCGGACGAATTTTCCCAACGCTAAAATTTACTACGCGGTCAAGGCCAACCCCGGCGTCGAATTGCTCGCCGTGTTGCGCGATGCTGGCTCGTATTTCGACATCGCGTCGATCCACGAACTGGATCGGATGCTGGATCTCAACGTCACGCCGGATCGACTGAGTTTCGGCAACACCATCAAAAAAGCCAAACACATCCGCGAAGCCTACGAAAAAGGCGTGCGCTTGTTCACCACCGACTGCGAGGCCGACATCCGCAATCTGGCCAGGGAAGCGCCGGGGTCGCGGGTGTTCTTCCGGCTGTTGATGGATGCGGTGACCTCGGACTCGGACTGGCCGCTATCGCGCAAGTTCGGCTGCCAGCCGCGCATGGCCATCGACCTGGTGGCGCTGGCGGCTCATTTGGGGTTGGAGCCTTACGGCATTTCCTTTCACGTCGGCTCGCAGCAGCGTGAGATTTCCGCCTGGGACGCGGCCATCTCACAGGTTCATGCGCTGTTTGATTCCCTAGAGAAAGATCGGCTCCCGTTAAAGGCGATGAACATGGGCGGCGGCTTTCCGGCGGATTATCTGATCAAATCCAATCCGCTCGCCATTTACGCGGAAGAAATCAACTCGTATCTCAAGACCTATTTCGGCGAGACGCCGCCGGCGATCTATCTGGAGCCGGGCCGCGGGCTGGTGGGCGATGCCGGAGTGCTGGTCAGCGAGGTGGTGCTGGTCGCCAAGAAATCGAAAACCGACCTGAAGCGCTGGGTGTACACCGATGTCGGCGTGTTCAACGGTTTGATGGAAACCATCGACGAATCGATCAAATACCCGATTTACGCCGAGAAGACCGGCGAGGAAGGCGACGTGGTGCTGGCTGGCCCGACCTGCGACAGCCTGGACATCATCTACGAGCATTTTCAATACGAGCTGCCGCTGTCGCTGGAAAGCGGCGACCGGCTGTATTGGCTGTCCACCGGCGCGTATACCACCTCCTACAGCTCCATCGAGTTCAACGGCTTCCCGCCGCTGCAAACCTATTTCCTGTAA
- a CDS encoding glycosyltransferase family 4 protein, with translation MRVAMFSSESLHSICLGGLGVHVTELAAGLCRRGHELHVITRRQEAQSDYQSIGGVHYHRIEHGLSDNEVECMGFMCQAMAHRFERITAMIGSFDIAHAHDWLATDALRSIMDGFDTPGVLTMHSTEYGRAGNVFHDGFARQVRDIEAAGCHDASLVIAVSQFLAEELQRIYRVPMAKVRIVPNGVSYQSFAGACDAAQTKARYGIAPTVPTVFSPGRMTAQKGMDLLVEAIPLILASHPEARFILSGEGPEKAAIARQAQHFGVASATVLLGRLPYRDYIDMLFACDVVAVPSRNEPFGIVVLDAWAAAKPVVVTTAGGPRDFVEHNTNGFLTEVRPDALAQGITALLADREHGRLLGANGRRAVEETFNWDNVAAHTEAVYQLVAR, from the coding sequence ATGCGCGTCGCGATGTTTTCCTCGGAATCCCTACACTCCATTTGTTTGGGCGGCCTCGGCGTCCATGTGACCGAACTGGCCGCCGGCCTGTGCCGTCGGGGCCACGAGCTGCACGTGATCACCCGGCGCCAGGAAGCGCAGAGTGACTACCAATCCATCGGCGGCGTACATTATCACCGCATCGAGCACGGTCTGAGCGACAACGAGGTCGAGTGCATGGGCTTCATGTGCCAAGCCATGGCGCATCGCTTCGAGCGAATCACGGCCATGATCGGCTCATTCGACATCGCCCACGCCCACGACTGGCTGGCGACCGACGCCCTGCGCTCTATCATGGACGGCTTCGACACGCCGGGCGTGCTGACCATGCATTCCACCGAGTACGGTCGCGCCGGCAATGTGTTCCATGACGGCTTCGCCCGACAGGTGCGCGACATCGAAGCGGCCGGCTGCCACGACGCCAGCCTGGTCATTGCGGTGAGTCAGTTCCTGGCCGAGGAATTGCAACGTATTTATCGCGTTCCCATGGCGAAGGTGCGCATCGTCCCCAACGGCGTCAGCTACCAGAGTTTCGCCGGCGCGTGCGATGCGGCGCAGACCAAGGCCCGTTACGGCATCGCCCCAACGGTGCCGACCGTCTTCTCACCGGGTCGCATGACCGCGCAAAAAGGCATGGATTTGCTGGTCGAAGCCATACCGCTGATTCTAGCGTCCCATCCAGAAGCCCGCTTCATCCTCTCGGGTGAAGGCCCCGAAAAAGCCGCCATCGCGCGGCAAGCCCAGCATTTTGGCGTGGCAAGCGCCACCGTCTTGCTCGGGCGCCTGCCCTATCGGGACTATATCGATATGCTGTTCGCCTGCGACGTGGTCGCGGTGCCAAGCCGCAACGAACCCTTCGGCATCGTGGTCTTGGATGCGTGGGCCGCCGCCAAGCCGGTGGTCGTCACGACCGCGGGTGGCCCTCGGGACTTTGTCGAGCACAACACCAACGGCTTCCTGACAGAGGTCCGGCCGGACGCCTTGGCGCAGGGCATCACGGCCTTGTTAGCGGATCGCGAACATGGCCGGCTGCTCGGCGCCAACGGCCGGCGCGCGGTCGAGGAAACCTTCAACTGGGACAATGTCGCGGCCCACACCGAAGCGGTTTATCAACTTGTGGCGCGCTGA
- a CDS encoding anthranilate synthase component I, whose protein sequence is MNQQDFQNLVEQGFNRIPVAREVRADFDTPLSTYLKLADAPYSYLLESVHGGEKWGRYSIIGLPCRKIIRVRGQRVTVEHAGEIVEALECADPLAWLQDFQSRYRVPATGEGLPRFIGGLVGYFGYDTIRYIEPKLARCPNPDPLDNPDILLLVSEDVVVFDNLAGRLYMITLVDPAVERAYVRAQQRLDEWDEQLRAARSFYALPHSNPAANEIEFVSGFTQQGYEAAVERIKDYILAGDCMQVVPSQRLSAPFRAAPLDLYRALRGLNPSPYMYFLNLGDFHIVGSSPEILTRLEDGLLTVRPIAGTRQRGATEEQDQALEAELLADPKELAEHLMLIDLGRNDVGRVSETGSVRLTEKMMVERYSHVMHIVSNVTGRLRPGLTAIDALRATFPAGTLSGAPKIRAMEIIDELEPVKRGIYAGAVGYISWSGNMDTAIAIRTAVLKDGLLHIQAGGGVVADSVPAKEWEETMNKGRALFRAAALAKQGLDQPKTVGDS, encoded by the coding sequence ATGAATCAGCAAGACTTTCAAAATCTGGTCGAACAAGGATTCAACCGGATTCCGGTCGCCCGCGAAGTGCGGGCCGACTTCGACACTCCGCTCAGCACCTATCTCAAACTGGCCGACGCGCCGTACAGCTACCTGCTGGAATCGGTGCACGGCGGCGAGAAATGGGGCCGCTATTCCATCATCGGCCTACCCTGCCGCAAGATCATCCGGGTGCGCGGCCAGCGGGTGACCGTCGAGCACGCCGGTGAAATCGTCGAGGCGCTGGAGTGCGCCGACCCGCTGGCTTGGTTGCAGGACTTTCAGAGCCGCTATCGGGTGCCGGCCACCGGTGAAGGGTTGCCGCGCTTCATCGGCGGACTGGTCGGTTATTTCGGCTACGACACCATTCGCTACATCGAGCCGAAACTGGCGCGCTGTCCCAATCCCGACCCGCTCGACAATCCCGACATTCTGCTGTTGGTGTCGGAAGATGTCGTGGTGTTCGACAACCTGGCCGGGCGCCTGTACATGATCACCCTGGTGGACCCGGCGGTGGAACGCGCCTACGTCCGCGCCCAACAGCGGCTCGATGAATGGGACGAACAACTGCGCGCCGCTCGCTCGTTTTATGCGTTGCCTCATTCCAACCCCGCCGCCAACGAGATCGAATTCGTTTCCGGCTTCACCCAACAGGGTTACGAAGCCGCGGTCGAGCGGATCAAGGACTATATCCTGGCCGGCGATTGCATGCAGGTGGTGCCATCGCAGCGCCTGTCGGCGCCGTTCCGGGCCGCGCCGCTGGATTTGTACCGGGCGCTGCGGGGCTTGAATCCCTCACCCTATATGTATTTCCTAAATTTGGGCGACTTCCACATCGTCGGCTCCTCGCCGGAAATCCTGACTCGGCTGGAGGATGGCTTGCTCACGGTGCGGCCCATCGCCGGCACCCGCCAGCGCGGCGCCACCGAGGAGCAGGATCAGGCCCTGGAAGCGGAACTGCTGGCCGATCCCAAGGAACTGGCGGAGCATCTGATGCTGATCGATCTCGGCCGCAACGACGTGGGCCGGGTCAGCGAAACCGGCAGCGTCCGACTGACCGAAAAGATGATGGTGGAACGCTACTCGCACGTCATGCACATCGTGTCCAACGTGACCGGGCGGCTGCGACCGGGCCTGACCGCCATCGATGCGCTGCGCGCCACTTTTCCGGCGGGCACGCTCAGCGGCGCGCCAAAAATCCGCGCCATGGAAATCATCGACGAGTTGGAGCCGGTCAAGCGGGGCATCTACGCCGGGGCGGTCGGCTATATATCGTGGTCTGGCAACATGGACACCGCCATCGCCATCCGCACCGCCGTGCTCAAGGATGGACTGCTGCATATCCAGGCGGGCGGCGGCGTGGTGGCGGACTCCGTTCCCGCAAAGGAATGGGAGGAAACCATGAACAAGGGTCGCGCCCTGTTTCGGGCGGCGGCGCTGGCGAAACAGGGTCTGGACCAGCCTAAGACGGTGGGCGACTCCTGA
- a CDS encoding YgjV family protein, which produces MTSHWDALAALFAANPLAQAVGLVALGVGILTFLQHSDHRLRLFLTLFSALIGAHFYLLGGSTAAFSAWLSGLRAFVSTRTRHVAVMLFFIGLVWLIGIPNITRPVQWLPVMGTTLGTWALFRARGIRMRAIIWLSTVCWMIHNYAIGSIGGAMIETCFLLVNGYTIYRLWQKRAAV; this is translated from the coding sequence ATGACTTCGCATTGGGACGCCTTAGCGGCGCTGTTCGCGGCCAACCCGCTGGCGCAAGCGGTGGGTTTGGTCGCCTTGGGGGTCGGGATTTTGACCTTCCTCCAGCACAGCGACCACCGCTTGCGCCTGTTTCTCACGCTGTTCAGCGCCTTGATCGGCGCTCATTTCTACTTGCTGGGGGGCAGCACCGCCGCTTTTTCAGCCTGGCTGAGCGGCTTGCGCGCGTTTGTATCCACCCGCACCCGCCATGTCGCCGTCATGCTGTTTTTTATCGGGTTGGTCTGGCTGATCGGTATTCCCAACATCACTCGACCGGTGCAATGGTTGCCGGTGATGGGTACCACCTTGGGAACGTGGGCCTTGTTCCGCGCGCGGGGCATTCGGATGCGGGCGATTATTTGGCTGAGCACGGTATGTTGGATGATCCATAATTACGCCATCGGCTCCATCGGCGGAGCGATGATCGAAACCTGCTTCCTGCTCGTGAACGGCTATACCATCTACCGGCTCTGGCAGAAGCGCGCCGCTGTTTGA